A DNA window from Candidatus Sulfidibacterium hydrothermale contains the following coding sequences:
- a CDS encoding DUF5683 domain-containing protein yields MNELKKPSIFLFLILLFFWAGGIQSVTAQETSHQNKTTKTTTHRKKKKKPLPRDPKKATLMALVPGLGQIYNHKYWKLPIVYTGFGVIGYFVVTNTQYYQDFKDAYNCKVTDPDCKNPLAEKYSEETLKYIRDYYRRNMQLSYIIGGAWYLLQLIDANVDAHLSHWNVSDDLSLDISPVYHPVPVRNQPAWQGICLRLKF; encoded by the coding sequence GTGAATGAATTGAAAAAACCATCAATCTTCCTTTTTCTCATCCTGCTATTTTTTTGGGCAGGAGGAATACAGTCCGTTACAGCCCAGGAAACTTCCCATCAAAACAAAACCACAAAAACGACTACGCACAGAAAAAAGAAGAAGAAACCGCTTCCGCGCGATCCAAAAAAAGCAACCCTGATGGCTTTGGTCCCCGGGCTAGGACAAATTTACAACCATAAATACTGGAAATTACCCATTGTATATACCGGTTTTGGCGTTATCGGTTATTTTGTGGTCACCAATACTCAGTATTACCAAGACTTTAAGGATGCTTATAACTGCAAAGTAACCGATCCTGATTGTAAAAATCCGCTGGCTGAAAAATATTCAGAAGAAACACTAAAATATATCCGTGACTATTACCGGCGCAACATGCAATTGTCTTACATCATTGGTGGCGCCTGGTATTTGTTACAACTAATTGATGCCAATGTAGATGCCCATCTCTCCCACTGGAATGTTTCTGACGATCTTTCGTTAGATATTTCACCGGTTTATCACCCTGTTCCTGTCCGGAATCAACCGGCCTGGCAGGGCATTTGTCTCCGTTTGAAATTTTAA
- a CDS encoding ParA family protein, with amino-acid sequence MGKVIAITNQKGGVGKTTTAISLAASLAVLEYKTLLVDADPQANATSGIGIDPKSIQTSIYECMIDDVNPENVILKTSTPHLDLLPSHIDLVGAEIEMINLPNREKKMKRVIDKIKDNYDMIIIDCSPSLGLITINALTAADSVIIPVQCEYFALEGLGKLLNTIKIVQSNLNQDLDIEGILLTMFDIRLRLSKQVVEEVKTHFQHLVFDTIINRNTRLGEAPSFGKSIIMHDAQSTGAINYLNLARELLQKNEMTGMKNSDKQIKTADDN; translated from the coding sequence ATGGGGAAAGTTATTGCCATAACCAATCAGAAGGGCGGAGTAGGAAAAACCACTACCGCTATTAGTCTCGCTGCCAGTTTGGCTGTTTTAGAATATAAAACATTGCTTGTGGATGCCGATCCGCAGGCCAATGCCACGTCAGGAATCGGAATAGACCCGAAAAGCATTCAAACCAGTATTTACGAATGCATGATCGATGATGTCAATCCTGAAAATGTTATTCTGAAAACATCCACTCCCCATCTTGACCTTCTCCCTTCACATATCGATTTGGTGGGCGCTGAAATTGAGATGATTAATCTACCCAACCGGGAGAAAAAAATGAAACGGGTCATCGACAAAATCAAGGATAATTATGATATGATTATCATTGACTGCTCCCCCTCGCTTGGATTAATCACCATCAACGCCCTTACCGCTGCCGACTCGGTCATCATCCCGGTACAATGCGAATATTTTGCATTGGAAGGGCTGGGAAAACTCCTAAACACCATCAAAATTGTACAGAGCAATTTAAATCAAGACCTGGATATTGAAGGAATTTTACTGACCATGTTCGACATTCGCTTACGCCTTTCAAAACAGGTAGTCGAAGAAGTAAAAACCCATTTTCAACATCTTGTTTTCGACACCATCATCAACCGGAACACCCGGCTTGGCGAAGCACCGAGTTTTGGGAAATCCATCATCATGCACGATGCTCAAAGCACAGGGGCCATCAACTATTTGAACCTAGCCAGAGAATTATTACAAAAAAATGAAATGACCGGAATGAAAAATTCCGATAAACAAATAAAAACGGCGGATGACAACTAA
- a CDS encoding ABC transporter ATP-binding protein codes for MVLAENIHKSYGQVEVLKGVDLQVNEQEIVSIAGASGAGKSTLLQILGTIEKPDKGNVLLDGVNVSTLNDKALSKFRNEKIGFVFQFHHLLPEFTALENICIPGFIAGKSRKEAEKRAYALLDFIGLKERAAHKPAELSGGEQQRVAVARALMNNPSVVFADEPSGNLDSKASEALHELFFDLRKNFGQTFVIVTHNKELAAKADRQFFIRDGMITK; via the coding sequence ATGGTTTTGGCAGAGAATATTCATAAATCGTACGGTCAGGTAGAAGTCCTGAAAGGGGTTGACCTGCAGGTAAATGAGCAGGAGATTGTCTCCATTGCCGGTGCTTCCGGAGCAGGAAAATCCACTTTACTGCAGATCTTGGGAACCATTGAAAAACCGGACAAAGGAAACGTTTTACTTGACGGAGTCAATGTGAGTACCTTAAATGATAAAGCCTTGTCGAAATTCCGGAATGAAAAAATAGGCTTTGTCTTTCAGTTTCATCATTTGCTGCCGGAGTTTACTGCACTTGAAAACATTTGTATCCCGGGATTTATTGCCGGGAAAAGCCGGAAAGAAGCCGAAAAGAGAGCTTATGCTTTGCTGGATTTTATCGGGTTGAAAGAAAGAGCAGCGCATAAACCGGCTGAATTGTCTGGTGGTGAACAGCAGCGTGTTGCCGTTGCCCGTGCGCTGATGAATAATCCTTCGGTGGTGTTTGCCGATGAACCTTCCGGTAATCTTGATTCCAAAGCTTCTGAAGCTTTGCATGAGTTATTTTTTGACTTAAGAAAAAACTTCGGACAGACTTTTGTGATTGTTACCCATAACAAAGAACTGGCTGCCAAAGCCGACCGGCAATTTTTTATCCGGGACGGAATGATTACAAAATAA
- a CDS encoding S9 family peptidase: MKQLFLFFATFFVAATLLAQQKKPLDHSVYDHWKDLQHPIISDNGNYISYEVNPQEGDGWLYLYKVKTHQLDSLPRGRKAHFTPDGKVLVYTIKAPFAQVLHLERQKVKKDKLPKDSLACFYTESGKWRKFGQILKVAIPEKSSPWIAALMKESNPKKSEKKDNTPKKKTKKPSEKTEKGVLLLFNTATMDSTGFRNVTTFAFSQNGKSCVFSVRPSDTTNQVIVLAFHTGTKKTDTLFTGNAVVKNVAVDEKGEQAAFTFSTDTVPNKAFGLYYVDLDKNTKNLVSGTDFKNLRKGWAISTHGKIFFNKAGSELYFGTAPKPLPPLKDTLAPLEKVSLDIWTYHDTLLQPQQKVELKKEKKRNYTAVYFPKENRLVQLATPQLREVRINPKAKGNLSLGFDNRPYLKMTSWAGQWYKDVYLINRETGKRKRIIRKVSGNAYLSPNQQYVAWYNVQDSAWYAYSVKTGKNINLTKTIPVAFYDVLNDVPNMAPPYGMAGWTKNNRFVVYDRYDLWSLDPSGKQKPVNLTSGMGRKKDLRFRYVKLDKEAQTLPDKMLLSAFQLKNKKAGFYSLQIKNRNPRKLLLEDYAFRTPIKAKKAPVIIWRKESFRVYPDLYVSNLNFSDARQISHANLQQKNYLWGNVKLVQWVTFNGDTMQGLLYTPGNFDPAKKYPMIVYFYERYSNRLHRYYAPRPIRSVINFSYYTSNGYVIFIPDIKYRVGWPGASAYNCVVSGTEAMISRYPFIDRNHIGMQGQSWGGYQSAYIITQTDLFRCAEAGAPVSNMTSAYGGIRWGSGMSREFQYEHTQSRIGGTLWDKLPLYMQNSPLFFVPRIHTPLLIMHNDKDNAVPWYQGIELFNAMRRLNKPVWMLVYNGQPHNLSRRADEKDLTRRFQQFFDYYLKGAPEPKWMKQGIPAIEKGHDFGFETERKKDGQN; encoded by the coding sequence ATGAAACAGCTCTTTCTTTTTTTCGCCACCTTTTTCGTAGCGGCCACTCTCCTGGCCCAACAAAAAAAACCGTTAGATCACTCTGTTTACGACCATTGGAAAGATTTACAGCATCCCATTATTTCAGATAATGGAAATTACATATCCTATGAAGTCAATCCGCAAGAAGGCGATGGTTGGTTATACCTGTATAAAGTAAAAACCCATCAACTGGACTCCCTGCCCCGTGGAAGAAAGGCCCATTTTACACCGGATGGGAAAGTTTTGGTTTATACGATTAAGGCTCCTTTTGCCCAGGTTCTCCACTTAGAACGCCAAAAAGTAAAAAAGGATAAACTCCCCAAAGATTCATTGGCCTGTTTCTACACCGAATCGGGAAAATGGAGAAAATTTGGGCAAATACTGAAAGTGGCCATTCCAGAAAAATCTTCTCCCTGGATTGCCGCTCTGATGAAAGAAAGCAACCCCAAAAAATCAGAAAAAAAAGACAATACGCCGAAAAAGAAAACGAAAAAGCCATCGGAGAAAACAGAAAAAGGGGTACTTCTGTTATTTAACACGGCGACAATGGATTCCACCGGTTTTCGTAATGTAACCACCTTTGCATTTTCCCAAAATGGGAAAAGCTGCGTGTTTTCCGTTCGCCCGTCGGACACCACAAACCAGGTTATTGTTCTGGCTTTTCACACCGGAACAAAAAAAACCGATACCCTTTTCACCGGAAATGCTGTGGTAAAAAATGTAGCCGTGGACGAAAAAGGAGAACAGGCTGCTTTTACTTTTTCAACAGACACTGTTCCCAACAAAGCTTTCGGATTGTATTATGTCGATTTGGATAAAAACACGAAGAACCTGGTTTCAGGAACTGACTTTAAAAACCTGCGAAAAGGATGGGCCATCAGTACACACGGAAAGATTTTCTTTAACAAAGCCGGATCGGAACTCTATTTTGGGACAGCTCCCAAACCTTTACCTCCGCTGAAAGACACGCTGGCACCTTTGGAAAAAGTGAGTCTCGACATCTGGACTTACCATGACACCCTGCTACAACCGCAACAAAAAGTCGAACTGAAAAAAGAGAAAAAGCGCAATTATACCGCTGTTTATTTTCCAAAAGAAAACCGTCTGGTTCAATTGGCCACACCACAGCTGCGGGAAGTCCGGATCAATCCTAAAGCCAAAGGAAATCTCAGCCTGGGATTTGACAATCGGCCCTATCTGAAGATGACTTCATGGGCAGGACAATGGTATAAAGATGTTTACCTGATCAACCGGGAAACCGGGAAAAGAAAACGCATCATCCGGAAAGTGTCAGGAAACGCCTATCTTTCACCAAATCAGCAATACGTGGCCTGGTATAATGTACAGGACAGCGCTTGGTATGCTTATTCGGTAAAAACCGGAAAAAACATCAATCTGACCAAAACAATTCCGGTAGCCTTTTACGATGTATTGAACGATGTTCCAAACATGGCCCCGCCTTACGGAATGGCCGGATGGACAAAAAACAACCGCTTTGTGGTATACGACCGCTACGATTTGTGGTCACTGGATCCTTCTGGAAAACAAAAACCGGTCAATCTTACTTCCGGCATGGGCCGTAAAAAAGATTTGCGTTTCCGGTATGTGAAACTTGACAAAGAAGCACAGACCTTACCGGACAAAATGCTGCTTTCCGCTTTTCAACTGAAAAACAAAAAAGCCGGGTTTTATTCTCTACAAATAAAAAATCGGAATCCCCGGAAACTTCTTCTGGAAGATTATGCTTTCCGCACCCCCATCAAAGCAAAAAAAGCACCTGTCATTATCTGGAGAAAAGAGAGCTTTCGGGTTTACCCCGATTTGTATGTCAGCAACCTGAATTTTTCAGATGCCCGGCAAATTTCCCATGCCAATCTGCAACAAAAAAACTATTTATGGGGAAATGTAAAACTGGTGCAATGGGTCACCTTTAACGGCGACACCATGCAGGGACTTTTATACACTCCCGGAAACTTTGACCCGGCGAAAAAATACCCCATGATTGTTTACTTCTACGAACGGTATTCCAACCGGCTGCATCGTTACTATGCTCCCCGTCCTATCCGTTCGGTGATCAACTTTAGCTATTACACCAGCAACGGGTATGTCATTTTCATTCCTGACATTAAATACCGTGTAGGCTGGCCGGGAGCCAGTGCATACAATTGTGTGGTCAGCGGAACAGAAGCCATGATCAGCCGTTATCCGTTCATTGACAGAAACCATATTGGAATGCAAGGACAAAGCTGGGGCGGCTACCAGTCGGCTTATATCATTACCCAAACCGATTTATTCCGTTGTGCTGAAGCCGGAGCCCCCGTCAGCAACATGACCTCAGCTTATGGCGGAATCCGCTGGGGATCAGGAATGAGCCGTGAGTTCCAGTACGAGCATACCCAAAGCCGTATCGGAGGAACGCTATGGGACAAACTGCCGCTGTATATGCAAAATTCACCACTGTTTTTCGTTCCGCGTATTCACACGCCGTTACTCATTATGCACAACGACAAAGACAATGCCGTGCCGTGGTATCAGGGCATCGAACTTTTTAATGCCATGCGCCGGCTTAACAAGCCGGTTTGGATGTTGGTGTACAACGGACAGCCACACAATCTGAGTCGCCGTGCAGACGAAAAAGACCTGACCCGCCGCTTTCAGCAGTTTTTTGATTATTACCTGAAAGGTGCGCCCGAGCCTAAATGGATGAAACAGGGAATTCCGGCAATTGAAAAAGGCCACGATTTTGGTTTTGAAACAGAAAGGAAAAAAGATGGACAAAATTGA
- a CDS encoding ParB/RepB/Spo0J family partition protein: MTTKKTTKRVLGRGLDAILSSPETDITSKDISGNYVAGAIAELDLDQIEANPFQPRTDFDETMLQELAESIKSQGVIQPVTVRKMGREHYQLIAGERRLKASRLAGLKTIPAFIRVANDEQMLEMALIENIHRQNLNAIEVAISYKRLIEECQLTQEQLSEKVGKNRTTITNFLRLLKLPPEIQIALRDGTITMGHARALLSIEQEATQLRLLKLVLDEGLSVRQVEHMVREINHRETPSKKQKKQELPEKYKEITRRLSDILGTKVSLKRNTKGAGTLVISFKNDEGLSRVVSALEKK, from the coding sequence ATGACAACTAAAAAAACAACAAAACGGGTGTTAGGCCGTGGACTGGATGCGATATTGAGCAGCCCGGAAACGGATATTACATCCAAAGACATATCAGGAAACTATGTAGCCGGAGCCATTGCCGAACTCGATTTAGACCAGATTGAGGCTAATCCTTTCCAGCCGCGTACCGATTTTGACGAAACCATGCTGCAAGAGCTGGCAGAATCCATCAAAAGTCAGGGCGTAATTCAACCGGTAACCGTACGCAAAATGGGGCGCGAGCATTATCAGCTGATTGCCGGTGAGCGCCGGTTAAAAGCTTCACGGCTGGCCGGATTAAAAACCATTCCGGCTTTTATCCGGGTAGCCAATGACGAGCAGATGCTCGAAATGGCATTAATAGAAAACATACACCGGCAGAACTTAAACGCCATCGAAGTAGCCATCAGCTACAAACGACTGATTGAAGAATGTCAGCTCACCCAAGAACAGCTCAGTGAAAAAGTGGGGAAAAACCGGACCACCATCACCAATTTTTTGCGCCTTTTAAAACTTCCGCCCGAAATACAAATTGCTTTACGCGATGGAACCATCACCATGGGACACGCGCGTGCGCTTTTATCCATCGAACAAGAAGCTACTCAGCTCCGGCTTTTAAAGCTGGTTTTGGACGAAGGGCTCAGCGTACGGCAGGTAGAACACATGGTTCGGGAAATAAATCACCGGGAAACCCCATCAAAAAAACAAAAGAAGCAGGAACTACCTGAAAAATACAAGGAAATAACACGCCGGCTAAGCGATATTTTGGGAACAAAAGTGAGTTTAAAAAGAAATACTAAAGGCGCCGGTACACTCGTTATTTCTTTTAAAAATGATGAAGGGCTATCCCGTGTGGTTTCTGCGTTGGAAAAAAAATAA
- a CDS encoding DUF3276 family protein, whose product MEGQEKPKRREDIFSKAVRAGKRTYFFDVKATRNNQYYLTITESKRRFQNEQGKFFYEKHKIFLYREDFEKFVNGLDAAIRFIETGEIPEEETAPEETVTREEKVETEIDLSFDDLGKDDETPSSE is encoded by the coding sequence ATGGAAGGACAAGAAAAACCGAAACGAAGGGAAGACATTTTTTCCAAGGCCGTGAGAGCAGGAAAGAGAACCTACTTTTTCGATGTAAAGGCTACACGCAACAACCAGTATTACCTGACCATTACTGAAAGCAAACGTCGCTTTCAGAATGAACAGGGAAAATTCTTTTACGAAAAGCACAAAATATTTTTGTATCGTGAAGATTTTGAGAAGTTCGTAAACGGGTTGGATGCCGCCATTCGTTTTATTGAAACCGGTGAAATTCCGGAAGAAGAAACCGCTCCGGAAGAAACGGTAACCAGAGAAGAAAAAGTCGAGACTGAAATCGACCTGAGTTTTGACGATTTGGGGAAAGACGACGAAACTCCGTCATCCGAATAA
- a CDS encoding NUDIX hydrolase, whose translation MNKFQHFTQQLKQRLMMPLPGRDAQEPMVPPTREKAFQENKIPEKAKLSAVLILFYPVNDEIRFVLIERAIYNGVHSGQIAFPGGQYVSSDKDLQTTALREAQEEINIDPEKVTIAGQLTPVYIPPSHFDVYPFVGYCNNRPPLQADQTETKEVLEIRLDDLMNPENQTQRTIWHRTGKPVLVPCFLLNNKIVWGATAMILSELYALLKERE comes from the coding sequence ATGAATAAATTTCAGCATTTCACCCAACAGCTAAAACAACGGCTGATGATGCCGTTACCTGGAAGAGACGCACAAGAGCCCATGGTTCCTCCTACGCGCGAAAAGGCTTTTCAGGAAAATAAGATTCCCGAAAAAGCCAAATTAAGTGCTGTTTTGATTCTGTTTTATCCTGTTAATGATGAAATCCGTTTTGTATTAATCGAAAGAGCCATTTACAACGGCGTACACAGTGGACAGATTGCCTTTCCGGGCGGCCAATATGTTTCTAGCGACAAAGACCTGCAAACCACCGCCTTACGCGAAGCACAGGAAGAAATAAATATTGATCCGGAAAAAGTAACCATCGCAGGCCAGCTCACTCCGGTTTACATCCCTCCCAGCCATTTTGACGTCTATCCATTTGTGGGATATTGTAACAACCGCCCCCCTTTACAGGCCGATCAAACCGAAACAAAAGAGGTACTGGAAATCCGTCTTGATGATTTGATGAACCCGGAAAACCAAACCCAAAGAACCATCTGGCACCGGACAGGAAAACCAGTACTGGTTCCCTGTTTTTTACTGAATAATAAAATTGTTTGGGGAGCTACCGCCATGATATTAAGCGAACTGTATGCCTTATTGAAAGAGAGAGAATAA
- a CDS encoding dihydrolipoamide acetyltransferase family protein, whose translation MAKFEIVMPKMGEGIIEAAITKWLKREGDLLEEDDALVEIATDKVDSEIPSPTAGKLTQILFEEGAVVPVETVIAIVETEGEDVPEPVSDESNVPDKPEEDKETSAGKENARKLSENHRFYSPLVRSMARNENISPAELDNIPGTGKNGRVTKRDVLAYLENRKGTTANRSRKISADVPETTEKEEKVISSLPSVNTDSGDQVVEMDRMRRLIADHMIQSKRISAHVTSFIDVDVTSIVTWRNKVKNGFLQRNGEKITFTPVFIDAVAKALHEFPQINASVDGYKVIYRKNINIGMATALPNGNLIVPVIKNVNEKSLLGIVKAVNSLAQKARQNALVPDEIQGGTFTVTNFGSFDSLTGTPIINQPQVAILGVGAIRKKPVVLETSQGDVIAIRHIMILSLAYDHRIVDGALGGLFLKRLKEILENWDVNTEI comes from the coding sequence ATGGCAAAATTTGAAATTGTAATGCCCAAAATGGGCGAAGGGATTATTGAAGCAGCCATTACGAAATGGTTGAAAAGGGAAGGCGATCTTCTGGAAGAAGATGATGCCCTGGTGGAGATTGCCACCGACAAGGTCGATTCGGAAATTCCCAGTCCGACAGCGGGTAAGCTGACACAGATTCTTTTCGAAGAAGGAGCTGTTGTGCCGGTCGAAACAGTCATTGCTATTGTGGAAACCGAGGGGGAAGATGTACCGGAACCGGTTTCGGACGAAAGTAATGTGCCGGACAAGCCGGAAGAAGACAAGGAAACATCTGCCGGAAAAGAGAATGCCCGGAAATTATCAGAAAACCATCGTTTTTATTCGCCCCTGGTACGGAGCATGGCCCGAAATGAAAATATTTCGCCGGCGGAGTTAGATAATATTCCCGGAACGGGAAAAAATGGCCGGGTAACCAAAAGAGATGTGCTTGCTTATCTTGAAAACAGAAAAGGAACAACGGCAAACCGTAGCCGGAAAATTTCAGCAGATGTTCCGGAGACGACAGAAAAAGAAGAAAAGGTGATTTCGTCCCTTCCTTCGGTTAATACCGATTCCGGGGACCAAGTTGTGGAGATGGACCGTATGCGCCGGTTAATTGCGGATCATATGATTCAGTCTAAACGGATTTCGGCCCATGTGACTTCTTTTATTGATGTGGACGTCACTTCCATTGTAACCTGGCGAAACAAAGTGAAAAACGGTTTTTTGCAGCGTAATGGCGAGAAAATAACGTTTACTCCGGTTTTTATTGATGCGGTGGCCAAGGCATTGCATGAGTTTCCGCAAATCAATGCTTCGGTAGATGGGTATAAAGTGATTTACCGGAAAAACATCAATATTGGCATGGCTACGGCACTTCCCAACGGAAATCTGATTGTGCCTGTTATTAAAAATGTAAACGAAAAGAGTCTTTTAGGCATTGTAAAAGCGGTAAACAGCCTGGCTCAAAAGGCCCGCCAAAATGCGCTTGTTCCGGATGAAATTCAAGGGGGAACTTTCACGGTAACCAATTTTGGCTCTTTTGACAGTTTAACCGGAACGCCCATAATCAATCAGCCACAAGTGGCGATTCTTGGTGTCGGTGCTATCCGGAAAAAACCGGTGGTGCTGGAAACTTCGCAGGGAGATGTGATTGCCATCCGGCACATCATGATTCTTTCACTGGCTTATGATCATCGTATAGTAGATGGTGCACTTGGTGGCTTGTTTCTGAAGCGGTTGAAAGAAATTCTCGAAAACTGGGATGTAAACACAGAAATTTAA